In Odontesthes bonariensis isolate fOdoBon6 chromosome 9, fOdoBon6.hap1, whole genome shotgun sequence, the following proteins share a genomic window:
- the dyrk1ab gene encoding dual-specificity tyrosine-(Y)-phosphorylation regulated kinase 1A, b isoform X1, producing the protein MKFYRRCIQLCPGNKRGETSACKPSSVRLAPSFSLHTAGLQMAAPMPHTHQQYSDRHQPSTDQSVTVLPYSDQTPQLTANQRHMPQCFRDPTSAPLRKLSIDLIKTYKHINEVYYAKKKRRHQQGQGEDSSHKKERKVFNDGYDDDNYDYIVKNGEKWMDRYEIDSLIGKGSFGQVVKAYDRAEQEWVAIKIIKNKKAFLNQAQIEVRLLELMNKHDTEMKYYIVHLKRHFMFRNHLCLVFEMLSYNLYDLLRNTNFRGVSLNLTRKFAQQLCTALLFLATPELSIIHCDLKPENILLCNPKRSAIKIVDFGSSCQLGQRIYQYIQSRFYRSPEVLLGMPYDLAIDMWSLGCILVEMHTGEPLFSGANEVDQMNKIVEVLGIPPNHIMDLAPKARKFFEKLSDGTWSVKKTKDGKRYKPPASRKLHSILGVETGGPGGRRAGESGHAVADYLKFKDLILRMLDYDPKSRIQPYYALQHSFFKKTADEGTNTSSSVSTSPALEQSQSSGTTSSTSSSSGGSSGTSTSGRARSDPTHHHLHSGGHFGTTMPAIDGDSLCPQARQPYPPPLVWGGGVGPEAVTGETHPVQETTFHVPPQHPKALHPHSHAHHHHGQMMATRPRPRHYTSPTHSSSTQDSMEVVHGHLSMTSLSSSASSSSTSSSSTGNHGNQAYQLRHLPAGALDFGQNGGLSMGLGAFSNPRQETGMAAHPAFSMGTNTGPAHYLAEGHLGMRQGMDREESPMTGVCVQQSSMASS; encoded by the exons ATGAAATTTTACAGAAGATGCATCCAG CTCTGCCCTGGCAACAAAA GAGGAGAGACTTCAGCATGCAAACCTTCGTCCGTCCGGCTTGCGCCCTCTTTTTCTTTACACACTGCTGGTCTTCAGATGGCTGCTCCAATGCCCCATACGCACCAGCAGTACAGTGACCGCCACCAGCCAAGCACTGACCAATCTGTTACGGTCTTACCGTACAGCGACCAGACACCACAGCTCACTGCCAATCAG AGGCACATGCCCCAGTGCTTTCGTGACCCAACTTCAGCTCCTCTGAGGAAGCTCTCCATTGACCTTAtcaaaacatacaaacacatcaATGAG GTGTATTATGCAAAAAAGAAGCGACGGCACCAACAGGGTCAGGGTGAAGACTCCAGTCACAAAAAGGAGAGGAAAGTCTTTAATGATGGCTATGACGATGATAACTATGACTACATCGTCAAGAATGGGGAGAAGTGGATGGACCGCTATGAGATTGATTCCTTGATAGGAAAAGGATCTTTTGGACAG GTTGTCAAAGCATATGACCGAGCAGAGCAAGAATGGGTTGCCATTAAGATCATCAAGAACAAGAAAGCTTTCCTCAATCAAGCCCAGATAGAAGTGCGCCTCCTGGAGCTCATGAACAAACATGATACCGAGATGAAATACTACATTG ttcacTTAAAGCGTCACTTCATGTTTCGGAACCACCTCTGCCTCGTGTTTGAGATGCTGTCCTATAACCTATACGACCTGCTCCGAAATACCAACTTCCGTGGCGTCTCACTCAATCTCACCCGGAAGTTTGCCCAGCAGCTATGCACGGCACTACTCTTCCTGGCCACGCCTGAGCTCAGCATCATCCACTGTGACCTGAAGCCTGAGAACATCCTCCTCTGTAACCCCAAGAGGAGTGCCATCAAAATAGTGGACTTTGGCAGCTCATGCCAACTGGGACAAAGG ATATACCAGTATATCCAGAGTCGCTTCTACCGATCCCCAGAGGTGCTGCTGGGAATGCCCTATGACCTGGCTATCGACATGTGGTCCTTGGGTTGCATCTTGGTTGAGATGCACACTGGAGAACCTCTCTTTAGCGGCGCCAATGAG GTGGACCAGATGAACAAAATAGTTGAGGTTCTTGGTATCCCGCCCAATCACATAATGGACCTAGCCCCAAAAGCCAGGAAGTTCTTCGAGAAGCTTTCGGATGGTACATGGAGTGTAAAGAAGACCAAAGATGGCAAAAGG TATAAGCCTCCAGCTTCACGGAAGCTCCACTCCATCCTGGGTGTGGAGACAGGGGGTCCGGGTGGCCGGCGGGCAGGGGAGTCTGGCCATGCTGTTGCTGACTACTTGAAGTTCAAGGACCTgatcctccggatgttggacTATGACCCTAAGAGCCGCATCCAGCCCTACTATGCCCTGCAGCACAGCTTCTTTAAGAAGACTGCGGACGAGGGGACCAATACAAGCAGTAGTGTATCTACAAGCCCCGCATTAGAGCAATCCCAGTCTTCAGGAACCACCTCCAGCACCTCCTCTAGTTCAG GAGGATCATCTGGGACAAGTACCAGTGGCAGAGCAAGATCAGACCCTACCCATCACCACTTGCACAGTGGAGGACACTTTGGCACGACCATGCCTGCCATCGATGGTGACAGCCTCTGTCCACAG GCAAGACAGCCTTACCCACCCCCTCTGGTGTGGGGAGGTGGCGTTGGACCAGAGGCAGTCACTGGAGAGACCCACCCAGTCCAGGAGACCACCTTCCATGTTCCCCCTCAGCACCCCAAGGCCCTGCATCCTCACTCACATGCTCATCACCACCACGGGCAGATGATGGCTACTCGTCCACGCCCACGCCACTACACCTCCCCGACACACAGCTCCTCGACACAGGACTCCATGGAGGTGGTTCATGGCCATCTGTCCATGACCTCCCTgtcttcctctgcctcctcttcctctacaTCGTCCTCTTCCACTGGGAACCATGGCAACCAGGCCTACCAGCTCCGCCATTTGCCCGCTGGAGCCCTTGACTTTGGTCAGAATGGTGGGCTGAGCATGGGGCTAGGTGCCTTCTCGAACCCACGGCAGGAGACTGGCATGGCAGCGCACCCTGCATTCTCCATGGGCACGAACACAGGGCCTGCCCACTACCTAGCGGAAGGCCACCTAGGCATGAGGCAAGGCATGGACCGGGAGGAGTCTCCAATGACTggagtgtgtgtgcagcagaGTTCTATGGCCAGCTCGTGA
- the dyrk1ab gene encoding dual-specificity tyrosine-(Y)-phosphorylation regulated kinase 1A, b isoform X2 — translation MHPGGETSACKPSSVRLAPSFSLHTAGLQMAAPMPHTHQQYSDRHQPSTDQSVTVLPYSDQTPQLTANQRHMPQCFRDPTSAPLRKLSIDLIKTYKHINEVYYAKKKRRHQQGQGEDSSHKKERKVFNDGYDDDNYDYIVKNGEKWMDRYEIDSLIGKGSFGQVVKAYDRAEQEWVAIKIIKNKKAFLNQAQIEVRLLELMNKHDTEMKYYIVHLKRHFMFRNHLCLVFEMLSYNLYDLLRNTNFRGVSLNLTRKFAQQLCTALLFLATPELSIIHCDLKPENILLCNPKRSAIKIVDFGSSCQLGQRIYQYIQSRFYRSPEVLLGMPYDLAIDMWSLGCILVEMHTGEPLFSGANEVDQMNKIVEVLGIPPNHIMDLAPKARKFFEKLSDGTWSVKKTKDGKRYKPPASRKLHSILGVETGGPGGRRAGESGHAVADYLKFKDLILRMLDYDPKSRIQPYYALQHSFFKKTADEGTNTSSSVSTSPALEQSQSSGTTSSTSSSSGGSSGTSTSGRARSDPTHHHLHSGGHFGTTMPAIDGDSLCPQARQPYPPPLVWGGGVGPEAVTGETHPVQETTFHVPPQHPKALHPHSHAHHHHGQMMATRPRPRHYTSPTHSSSTQDSMEVVHGHLSMTSLSSSASSSSTSSSSTGNHGNQAYQLRHLPAGALDFGQNGGLSMGLGAFSNPRQETGMAAHPAFSMGTNTGPAHYLAEGHLGMRQGMDREESPMTGVCVQQSSMASS, via the exons ATGCATCCAG GAGGAGAGACTTCAGCATGCAAACCTTCGTCCGTCCGGCTTGCGCCCTCTTTTTCTTTACACACTGCTGGTCTTCAGATGGCTGCTCCAATGCCCCATACGCACCAGCAGTACAGTGACCGCCACCAGCCAAGCACTGACCAATCTGTTACGGTCTTACCGTACAGCGACCAGACACCACAGCTCACTGCCAATCAG AGGCACATGCCCCAGTGCTTTCGTGACCCAACTTCAGCTCCTCTGAGGAAGCTCTCCATTGACCTTAtcaaaacatacaaacacatcaATGAG GTGTATTATGCAAAAAAGAAGCGACGGCACCAACAGGGTCAGGGTGAAGACTCCAGTCACAAAAAGGAGAGGAAAGTCTTTAATGATGGCTATGACGATGATAACTATGACTACATCGTCAAGAATGGGGAGAAGTGGATGGACCGCTATGAGATTGATTCCTTGATAGGAAAAGGATCTTTTGGACAG GTTGTCAAAGCATATGACCGAGCAGAGCAAGAATGGGTTGCCATTAAGATCATCAAGAACAAGAAAGCTTTCCTCAATCAAGCCCAGATAGAAGTGCGCCTCCTGGAGCTCATGAACAAACATGATACCGAGATGAAATACTACATTG ttcacTTAAAGCGTCACTTCATGTTTCGGAACCACCTCTGCCTCGTGTTTGAGATGCTGTCCTATAACCTATACGACCTGCTCCGAAATACCAACTTCCGTGGCGTCTCACTCAATCTCACCCGGAAGTTTGCCCAGCAGCTATGCACGGCACTACTCTTCCTGGCCACGCCTGAGCTCAGCATCATCCACTGTGACCTGAAGCCTGAGAACATCCTCCTCTGTAACCCCAAGAGGAGTGCCATCAAAATAGTGGACTTTGGCAGCTCATGCCAACTGGGACAAAGG ATATACCAGTATATCCAGAGTCGCTTCTACCGATCCCCAGAGGTGCTGCTGGGAATGCCCTATGACCTGGCTATCGACATGTGGTCCTTGGGTTGCATCTTGGTTGAGATGCACACTGGAGAACCTCTCTTTAGCGGCGCCAATGAG GTGGACCAGATGAACAAAATAGTTGAGGTTCTTGGTATCCCGCCCAATCACATAATGGACCTAGCCCCAAAAGCCAGGAAGTTCTTCGAGAAGCTTTCGGATGGTACATGGAGTGTAAAGAAGACCAAAGATGGCAAAAGG TATAAGCCTCCAGCTTCACGGAAGCTCCACTCCATCCTGGGTGTGGAGACAGGGGGTCCGGGTGGCCGGCGGGCAGGGGAGTCTGGCCATGCTGTTGCTGACTACTTGAAGTTCAAGGACCTgatcctccggatgttggacTATGACCCTAAGAGCCGCATCCAGCCCTACTATGCCCTGCAGCACAGCTTCTTTAAGAAGACTGCGGACGAGGGGACCAATACAAGCAGTAGTGTATCTACAAGCCCCGCATTAGAGCAATCCCAGTCTTCAGGAACCACCTCCAGCACCTCCTCTAGTTCAG GAGGATCATCTGGGACAAGTACCAGTGGCAGAGCAAGATCAGACCCTACCCATCACCACTTGCACAGTGGAGGACACTTTGGCACGACCATGCCTGCCATCGATGGTGACAGCCTCTGTCCACAG GCAAGACAGCCTTACCCACCCCCTCTGGTGTGGGGAGGTGGCGTTGGACCAGAGGCAGTCACTGGAGAGACCCACCCAGTCCAGGAGACCACCTTCCATGTTCCCCCTCAGCACCCCAAGGCCCTGCATCCTCACTCACATGCTCATCACCACCACGGGCAGATGATGGCTACTCGTCCACGCCCACGCCACTACACCTCCCCGACACACAGCTCCTCGACACAGGACTCCATGGAGGTGGTTCATGGCCATCTGTCCATGACCTCCCTgtcttcctctgcctcctcttcctctacaTCGTCCTCTTCCACTGGGAACCATGGCAACCAGGCCTACCAGCTCCGCCATTTGCCCGCTGGAGCCCTTGACTTTGGTCAGAATGGTGGGCTGAGCATGGGGCTAGGTGCCTTCTCGAACCCACGGCAGGAGACTGGCATGGCAGCGCACCCTGCATTCTCCATGGGCACGAACACAGGGCCTGCCCACTACCTAGCGGAAGGCCACCTAGGCATGAGGCAAGGCATGGACCGGGAGGAGTCTCCAATGACTggagtgtgtgtgcagcagaGTTCTATGGCCAGCTCGTGA
- the dyrk1ab gene encoding dual-specificity tyrosine-(Y)-phosphorylation regulated kinase 1A, b isoform X3: MAAPMPHTHQQYSDRHQPSTDQSVTVLPYSDQTPQLTANQRHMPQCFRDPTSAPLRKLSIDLIKTYKHINEVYYAKKKRRHQQGQGEDSSHKKERKVFNDGYDDDNYDYIVKNGEKWMDRYEIDSLIGKGSFGQVVKAYDRAEQEWVAIKIIKNKKAFLNQAQIEVRLLELMNKHDTEMKYYIVHLKRHFMFRNHLCLVFEMLSYNLYDLLRNTNFRGVSLNLTRKFAQQLCTALLFLATPELSIIHCDLKPENILLCNPKRSAIKIVDFGSSCQLGQRIYQYIQSRFYRSPEVLLGMPYDLAIDMWSLGCILVEMHTGEPLFSGANEVDQMNKIVEVLGIPPNHIMDLAPKARKFFEKLSDGTWSVKKTKDGKRYKPPASRKLHSILGVETGGPGGRRAGESGHAVADYLKFKDLILRMLDYDPKSRIQPYYALQHSFFKKTADEGTNTSSSVSTSPALEQSQSSGTTSSTSSSSGGSSGTSTSGRARSDPTHHHLHSGGHFGTTMPAIDGDSLCPQARQPYPPPLVWGGGVGPEAVTGETHPVQETTFHVPPQHPKALHPHSHAHHHHGQMMATRPRPRHYTSPTHSSSTQDSMEVVHGHLSMTSLSSSASSSSTSSSSTGNHGNQAYQLRHLPAGALDFGQNGGLSMGLGAFSNPRQETGMAAHPAFSMGTNTGPAHYLAEGHLGMRQGMDREESPMTGVCVQQSSMASS, from the exons ATGGCTGCTCCAATGCCCCATACGCACCAGCAGTACAGTGACCGCCACCAGCCAAGCACTGACCAATCTGTTACGGTCTTACCGTACAGCGACCAGACACCACAGCTCACTGCCAATCAG AGGCACATGCCCCAGTGCTTTCGTGACCCAACTTCAGCTCCTCTGAGGAAGCTCTCCATTGACCTTAtcaaaacatacaaacacatcaATGAG GTGTATTATGCAAAAAAGAAGCGACGGCACCAACAGGGTCAGGGTGAAGACTCCAGTCACAAAAAGGAGAGGAAAGTCTTTAATGATGGCTATGACGATGATAACTATGACTACATCGTCAAGAATGGGGAGAAGTGGATGGACCGCTATGAGATTGATTCCTTGATAGGAAAAGGATCTTTTGGACAG GTTGTCAAAGCATATGACCGAGCAGAGCAAGAATGGGTTGCCATTAAGATCATCAAGAACAAGAAAGCTTTCCTCAATCAAGCCCAGATAGAAGTGCGCCTCCTGGAGCTCATGAACAAACATGATACCGAGATGAAATACTACATTG ttcacTTAAAGCGTCACTTCATGTTTCGGAACCACCTCTGCCTCGTGTTTGAGATGCTGTCCTATAACCTATACGACCTGCTCCGAAATACCAACTTCCGTGGCGTCTCACTCAATCTCACCCGGAAGTTTGCCCAGCAGCTATGCACGGCACTACTCTTCCTGGCCACGCCTGAGCTCAGCATCATCCACTGTGACCTGAAGCCTGAGAACATCCTCCTCTGTAACCCCAAGAGGAGTGCCATCAAAATAGTGGACTTTGGCAGCTCATGCCAACTGGGACAAAGG ATATACCAGTATATCCAGAGTCGCTTCTACCGATCCCCAGAGGTGCTGCTGGGAATGCCCTATGACCTGGCTATCGACATGTGGTCCTTGGGTTGCATCTTGGTTGAGATGCACACTGGAGAACCTCTCTTTAGCGGCGCCAATGAG GTGGACCAGATGAACAAAATAGTTGAGGTTCTTGGTATCCCGCCCAATCACATAATGGACCTAGCCCCAAAAGCCAGGAAGTTCTTCGAGAAGCTTTCGGATGGTACATGGAGTGTAAAGAAGACCAAAGATGGCAAAAGG TATAAGCCTCCAGCTTCACGGAAGCTCCACTCCATCCTGGGTGTGGAGACAGGGGGTCCGGGTGGCCGGCGGGCAGGGGAGTCTGGCCATGCTGTTGCTGACTACTTGAAGTTCAAGGACCTgatcctccggatgttggacTATGACCCTAAGAGCCGCATCCAGCCCTACTATGCCCTGCAGCACAGCTTCTTTAAGAAGACTGCGGACGAGGGGACCAATACAAGCAGTAGTGTATCTACAAGCCCCGCATTAGAGCAATCCCAGTCTTCAGGAACCACCTCCAGCACCTCCTCTAGTTCAG GAGGATCATCTGGGACAAGTACCAGTGGCAGAGCAAGATCAGACCCTACCCATCACCACTTGCACAGTGGAGGACACTTTGGCACGACCATGCCTGCCATCGATGGTGACAGCCTCTGTCCACAG GCAAGACAGCCTTACCCACCCCCTCTGGTGTGGGGAGGTGGCGTTGGACCAGAGGCAGTCACTGGAGAGACCCACCCAGTCCAGGAGACCACCTTCCATGTTCCCCCTCAGCACCCCAAGGCCCTGCATCCTCACTCACATGCTCATCACCACCACGGGCAGATGATGGCTACTCGTCCACGCCCACGCCACTACACCTCCCCGACACACAGCTCCTCGACACAGGACTCCATGGAGGTGGTTCATGGCCATCTGTCCATGACCTCCCTgtcttcctctgcctcctcttcctctacaTCGTCCTCTTCCACTGGGAACCATGGCAACCAGGCCTACCAGCTCCGCCATTTGCCCGCTGGAGCCCTTGACTTTGGTCAGAATGGTGGGCTGAGCATGGGGCTAGGTGCCTTCTCGAACCCACGGCAGGAGACTGGCATGGCAGCGCACCCTGCATTCTCCATGGGCACGAACACAGGGCCTGCCCACTACCTAGCGGAAGGCCACCTAGGCATGAGGCAAGGCATGGACCGGGAGGAGTCTCCAATGACTggagtgtgtgtgcagcagaGTTCTATGGCCAGCTCGTGA